One region of Ptiloglossa arizonensis isolate GNS036 chromosome 8, iyPtiAriz1_principal, whole genome shotgun sequence genomic DNA includes:
- the LOC143149780 gene encoding alkylglycerol monooxygenase isoform X1, giving the protein MPEKSWRQLCATHRISYKRTQMSKMNVSYVDFFGHLKGAGKLWYLVNPYKTTFEFVHEVPDYQQQVWFPFFVLIILEQIILTTKGQSFRLNDQVTSLSHWLLQEIGRISFRGAEYYAYISIYEKYHWWNLPWNSTWTWYITAIGVDFCYYWVHRSNHEVHFLWAHHQVHHSSEEFTLAVGLRQSILQHWCNFMFYLPLALFISPSHFIAHNQFNLIYQLWLHTTVIDDLGPLELIFNTPKHHRVHHGCNLYCLDKNYGGVLIIWDKLFGTFMEEKKDKKIIYGLVVNPKSFNPLYLQVFYLYQMIQKSLQMSSVSDKLAVFWKGPSWFPGSPRLGLDEYKINVTQRIKYDTCVPTWHIFYITVHFCLVFYNHLQLYDETQDIKNVSSGFIIINNMFALTAIGLLFDKSKYACATEFIRCFIYLSFSTLHNSTNIYAYYVYVASCCIWIFYFLCNIKSNVVNKNM; this is encoded by the exons ATGCCTGAAAAATCGTGGCGACAATTGTGTGCCACACACCGAATTAG TTACAAACGTACACAGATGAGCAAAATGAACGTTTCGTACGTGGATTTTTTCGGCCACTTAAAAGGCGCGGGGAAACTTTGGTACCTCGTTAATCCTTATAAAACAACCTTTGAATTCGTGCACGAAGTTCCTGATTATCAACAACAG GTATGGTTTCCATTCTTCGTTCTTATTATACTGGAGCAAATTATACTGACAACAAAAGGACAGAGTTTTCGTTTGAACGATCAAGTGACATCACTTTCTCATTGGCTACTTCAAGAAATTGGCCG TATCTCCTTCCGCGGTGCTGAGTATTATGCGTACATTTCAATTTACGAGAAATATCACTGGTGGAATCTACCTTGGAATTCAACATGGACTTGGTATATCACTGCTATTGGTGTGGATTTTTGTTACTATTGGGTTCATCGCAGTAACCACG AGGTACACTTTTTATGGGCTCACCATCAAGTTCATCATAGTAGCGAGGAGTTCACTCTCGCGGTTGGTCTGCGGCAATCCATTTTGCAACACTGGTGTAACTTC ATGTTCTATTTGCCCCTTGCCTTATTTATATCTCCGTCGCATTTCATTGCGCATAATCAATTCAACTTAATTTACCAACTATGGCTTCATACAACTGTTATTGACGATCTGGGGCCGttggaattaatatttaatactccGAAACATCATCGTGTGCATCACG GTTGTAATTTGTATTGCCTGGACAAAAATTATGGAGGAGTGCTTATTATATGGGATAAGTTATTCGGTACCTTcatggaggagaagaaggataaaAAGATTATTTATGGTTTAGTTGTCAATCCTAAGTCTTTCAATCCACTGTATTTGCAG GTATTTTATCTTTACCAAATGATTCAAAAGAGTTTACAGATGTCGTCTGTATCGGACAAATTGGCTGTTTTTTGGAAAGGTCCCAGTTGGTTTCCAGGTAGTCCTCGCTTGGGTCTTGACgaatacaaaataaat GTCACACAAAGGATTAAATATGACACATGTGTTCCTACATGGCATATCTTTTACATAACTGTACACTTCTGCCTAGTTTTCTACAATCACCTTCAACTATATGATGAAACACAG GATATAAAGAATGTATCTTCTGgattcataattattaacaatatgttTGCACTTACCGCGATTGGATTACTATTTGATAAATCGAAATATGCTTGTGCCACAGAATTTATTCGGTGCTTCATTTATTTAAGTTTTTCAACGCTCCACAATTCAACAAATATATACGCGTATTATGTGTACGTCGCATCTTGTTGCATttggattttctattttctttgtaATATAAAATCCAATGTGGTGAATAAAAACATGTAG
- the LOC143149780 gene encoding alkylglycerol monooxygenase isoform X2 translates to MSKMNVSYVDFFGHLKGAGKLWYLVNPYKTTFEFVHEVPDYQQQVWFPFFVLIILEQIILTTKGQSFRLNDQVTSLSHWLLQEIGRISFRGAEYYAYISIYEKYHWWNLPWNSTWTWYITAIGVDFCYYWVHRSNHEVHFLWAHHQVHHSSEEFTLAVGLRQSILQHWCNFMFYLPLALFISPSHFIAHNQFNLIYQLWLHTTVIDDLGPLELIFNTPKHHRVHHGCNLYCLDKNYGGVLIIWDKLFGTFMEEKKDKKIIYGLVVNPKSFNPLYLQVFYLYQMIQKSLQMSSVSDKLAVFWKGPSWFPGSPRLGLDEYKINVTQRIKYDTCVPTWHIFYITVHFCLVFYNHLQLYDETQDIKNVSSGFIIINNMFALTAIGLLFDKSKYACATEFIRCFIYLSFSTLHNSTNIYAYYVYVASCCIWIFYFLCNIKSNVVNKNM, encoded by the exons ATGAGCAAAATGAACGTTTCGTACGTGGATTTTTTCGGCCACTTAAAAGGCGCGGGGAAACTTTGGTACCTCGTTAATCCTTATAAAACAACCTTTGAATTCGTGCACGAAGTTCCTGATTATCAACAACAG GTATGGTTTCCATTCTTCGTTCTTATTATACTGGAGCAAATTATACTGACAACAAAAGGACAGAGTTTTCGTTTGAACGATCAAGTGACATCACTTTCTCATTGGCTACTTCAAGAAATTGGCCG TATCTCCTTCCGCGGTGCTGAGTATTATGCGTACATTTCAATTTACGAGAAATATCACTGGTGGAATCTACCTTGGAATTCAACATGGACTTGGTATATCACTGCTATTGGTGTGGATTTTTGTTACTATTGGGTTCATCGCAGTAACCACG AGGTACACTTTTTATGGGCTCACCATCAAGTTCATCATAGTAGCGAGGAGTTCACTCTCGCGGTTGGTCTGCGGCAATCCATTTTGCAACACTGGTGTAACTTC ATGTTCTATTTGCCCCTTGCCTTATTTATATCTCCGTCGCATTTCATTGCGCATAATCAATTCAACTTAATTTACCAACTATGGCTTCATACAACTGTTATTGACGATCTGGGGCCGttggaattaatatttaatactccGAAACATCATCGTGTGCATCACG GTTGTAATTTGTATTGCCTGGACAAAAATTATGGAGGAGTGCTTATTATATGGGATAAGTTATTCGGTACCTTcatggaggagaagaaggataaaAAGATTATTTATGGTTTAGTTGTCAATCCTAAGTCTTTCAATCCACTGTATTTGCAG GTATTTTATCTTTACCAAATGATTCAAAAGAGTTTACAGATGTCGTCTGTATCGGACAAATTGGCTGTTTTTTGGAAAGGTCCCAGTTGGTTTCCAGGTAGTCCTCGCTTGGGTCTTGACgaatacaaaataaat GTCACACAAAGGATTAAATATGACACATGTGTTCCTACATGGCATATCTTTTACATAACTGTACACTTCTGCCTAGTTTTCTACAATCACCTTCAACTATATGATGAAACACAG GATATAAAGAATGTATCTTCTGgattcataattattaacaatatgttTGCACTTACCGCGATTGGATTACTATTTGATAAATCGAAATATGCTTGTGCCACAGAATTTATTCGGTGCTTCATTTATTTAAGTTTTTCAACGCTCCACAATTCAACAAATATATACGCGTATTATGTGTACGTCGCATCTTGTTGCATttggattttctattttctttgtaATATAAAATCCAATGTGGTGAATAAAAACATGTAG